From Micromonospora echinospora:
CGGCCGGGTGTTCACGGTGGTGGACACCGGCGGCTGGGAGCCCGACGCCAAGGACCGGGCCGCGGCCATCGCCGCCCAGGCCGAGACCGCGGTGGCGACCGCCGACGTGGTGCTGTTCGTGGTGGACGCCATGGTCGGTGCCACCGACGTGGACGAGGCCGCGGTGAAGATGCTGCGCCGCAGCGCCAAGCCGGTGATCCTCATCGCCAACAAGGCCGACAACACCACCATCGAGATGGAGGCGACCTCGCTGTGGTCGCTCGGCCTCGGTGAGCCGTTCCCGATCTCGGCGCTGCACGGCCGTGGCTCCGGCGACCTGCTCGACGCCATCCTGGACGCGCTGCCCGAGGCGCCGGCGATCGTGGAGAACCGGCCGCGCGGCCCGCGCCGGGTGGCCCTGGTGGGCCGCCCCAACGTCGGCAAGTCCAGCCTGCTCAACCGCTTCTCCGGTGAGGAGCGGGCGGTGGTCGACTCGGTGGCCGGCACCACGGTGGACCCGGTCGACAGCCTGGTGGAGATCGGCGGCGAGACGTGGCAGCTGGTCGACACGGCCGGTCTGCGCAAGCGGGTCGGCAAGGCCAGCGGCACCGAGTACTACGCCAGCCTGCGGACCGCCTCGGCGATCGAGGCGGCCGAGGTCGCCGTGGTGCTGATCGACTCCAGCGAGGTGATCAGCGAGCAGGACCAGCGGATCCTCACCATGGTCGTCGAGTCCGGCCGGGCGCTGGTCATCGCGTTCAACAAGTGGGACCTGGTCGACGGCGACCGCCGCTACTACCTGGACAAGGAGATCGACCGGGAGCTGCGGCGCATCCCCTGGGCGATCCGGCTGAACCTGTCCGCCAAGACCGGCCGCGCCGTCGACAAGCTCGCGCCCGCGCTGCGCAAGGCGCTCGCCAGCTGGGAGACGCGCATCCCGACCGCGCAGCTCAACCAGTGGCTCACCGCGCTGGTCCAGGCCACCCCGCACCCGGTACGCGGCGGACGCGCGCCGCGCATCCTGTTCGCCACCCAGGCCGGGGCGGCGCCGCCGCGTTTCGTGCTGTTCACCACCGGGCCGTTGGACGCCGGCTACCAGCGCTTCGTCGAGCGCAAGCTCCGCGAGGAGTTCGGCTTCGAGGGCAGCCCGATCGAGATCTCGGTACGTCCGCGTAAGAAGCTCGGCCCCGGCGGCCGGGGCAAGGCCCACGGCTGACCCGCTCTCTGCTGCACGCCACCCTCCTAGGATGCTTTAGGGGGTGTGGCGTGCGGCGTGGGAGGGGCCTCTGCGCACGGTGCGAAGATCCTGCGCTAAGCTGTACCGGCTGCCGCGGGGGAGACCTGGCGGGGGCATCGGGACGTGGCGCAGCTTGGTAGCGCACTTGACTGGGGGTCAAGGGGTCGTCGGTTCGAATCCGGCCGTCCCGACAAAGAAAAAAGCCCTGACCAGCGAGAATGCTGGTCAGGGCTTTCGCTTTCGTCTATGAAGTTTTGAACCGCCCCCCGAAAACCCCCATTTACGGGGTACGGCAACCAAGTTCGTCATCGGTGTGCATCGTTGTGTGCTGCTGGTGGCTGCGGCCGCTTCCGGCTGGTGCCGAGTCGCTCGAGGATGTCGGACACGTCCGGGGCTTGGACGGGCTTGGCGATGTAGTAGGTCTCGGTGACCTCCTCGCTGGAGTGCCCGAGCTGGGCTGCGGCGCTCTTGGTGTCGATCTCCTCCTTGTCGAGGGTGGCCACGGTCTTGCGGAGGTGTGCGGGGTGACCCAGTCGAGGTCGGCGTCGGCGCGTGCCTGGCGCCACTGGCGGCGTACGTTGTTGGGCGACAGCCAGGTGCCGCGTCGAGAGGCGAAGATCGCGTCATGCGGGTTCTCGGCGGCACCGAGCTTTCGAGCCAGGAGCATGCCGATCGCGGATGGCCGTGCGCACAGCCTGGAGGTGCTCGTCGGTGAGGGCGACTGCTGTCAAGCCTGGTGGGCGTAGTGGGCGACCCGCCCGGCCAACGAGTTTTCGGTCCGGGCCCACGCGAAGTGGTTTACGGTGGCACCGGTCGCCGCGCTCAGGTGCAGCCGCTCGACCGGGGCGGAGACGAGCTTGCGGCACAAGTGGTCCAGGCTGGACTCAGGGACGTAGTTGTCGCCCGCGACGCTGACCGCGAGTACCGGAACCCGGAGCGAGGCAAGGGCCGACTCCGGGTCGCTGCCCGTCAGCCGTGGGTAGCGCCCGTGGCGGGCGGTGTAAGCCCAGTCGTGAATCACGCCGCGGGTCTGCCGGCCGCCGAAGCCCCAGCCGGGCCAGACACCGAGTAGCGACGCGGCACCGGCGACCACCTGCGTCTGCGCCAGCGTCAGCAGGCCCCGGACCGGCGGATAAGACCGCCAGTACGCGAGCCCGGCGGCCACGACGACCATGCCGGAGATGCCGGCCCCGCCATCGCCGGCGAGGTGCAGCAGGCACACGTGGGCACCCAGCGAGTGACCGAGCAGCAGCACGCGCCGGTCGGCGAGGCTGGGAGCCAGCCAGGCCCGCACGGCACCGACGTCCGCCACGAGTTCCGCGTACCCGTACCGGTCGGCCCGGTCGGCCCGGGGTGAACTGGCGCCGGTGCCGCGGAGGTCGACGGCGTGCACGGCCAGCCCGGCGTGCACGAGTTGTTCGGCGAACGGTCGGTAGAAGCGGGCGGGCACCCCCATCGCCGGCCAGATCACGACGGCGGGTGCGTCGGCGCGGTCCGGCGCCGGGTAGCTCTGCACCCCGAGCCTGGCGCCGTCCCGGTCGACGTACTCCTGAGTGGGATCCATCGGCAAGATTATAGGCCTTCCTCTATTCGCCCGCCGGCAGCGGAATCGGCGTCAGGGAGAACAGCTCAGGTGTCTCCACCTGTGCGGTGACCATCGCCTCGACCGCGGCGGCCGGGCCCGGCGACAGCTGCCAGGTCGGGTCCAGGTGCTGGGTGAGCCGGTCCAGGGCGGCCATCATCCAACTCTCGTCCGCGAAGACATCGCCACTGTTGTGCGCCCCGGTAAGGAGCACGCACGCGGCGGCGTGCAGCACGCAGTGGACCCGGGCGGACGTGTGCCCCAGCGCGGAGCCAGGCGCGCGACGGTCCATCTCGGCCAGCCGGACGGTCAGGTCACGACGAGCCGCATCGAGGCGCCGCACCGAGGGCCAGGACGAGAACCGGTCCGACAGTTGCGGCCACGCCCCGCCGATCTCATCCTGGCCGCCGTTGCTCAGGCTCAGGCGCCGGGCGTCGGGTACCCACGGTGTCAGCTCGACCTGCCGGTCGAACAGCGCCGGCAACAGTGTCGGGTCACCGCCCGACCGGTTGGCGGCGAACAGCAGGTCCGCGGCGATCGAGCTGAGGTTCACGTGTGTGGTGCCCTCGAAGATGCTCGCGATGGCCTGGTCGCGGTGCAGCTTTTGGAATGTGCGGGCGGGCAGACTGTCGCGCAGGTAGCCGCGCGCGCTGAGCACGGTGTTGAGGTCGGCCAACGCCCGTTCCACCGTGACCGGGACGAAGTACTTCACGATCGCGGACCACAGGCTGAGGCGCTCGGGTGATTCGGTGATCGCCCGCACCGCCGGGACCGAGACGCACTCGCCGATGATCAGGTCGAGGTACGCGCGTACCAGGATGTCCCGGATCGCCGGAAGCGCGGTGATCGGTGCTCCGTACAGCCGGCGGCTCCGGGCGTGTGCGTAGGCCAGCCGCAGCCCGGTGTCCAGACTGCCCAACGAGAGCGCCGCGATGAGCGTGCGGGTGATCTGCAGGGTCTTCATCGTCTGGGGAATGCCGGCGCCCGGTGATCCCAGCAGCGAGTCGGCCGGCACCGGGCAGTCGGTGAAC
This genomic window contains:
- the der gene encoding ribosome biogenesis GTPase Der, coding for MSDDDFGGWVELREPEVDSGEPAGPQPVVAVVGRPNVGKSTLVNRIIGRRQAVVEDIPGVTRDRVPYDAQWNGRVFTVVDTGGWEPDAKDRAAAIAAQAETAVATADVVLFVVDAMVGATDVDEAAVKMLRRSAKPVILIANKADNTTIEMEATSLWSLGLGEPFPISALHGRGSGDLLDAILDALPEAPAIVENRPRGPRRVALVGRPNVGKSSLLNRFSGEERAVVDSVAGTTVDPVDSLVEIGGETWQLVDTAGLRKRVGKASGTEYYASLRTASAIEAAEVAVVLIDSSEVISEQDQRILTMVVESGRALVIAFNKWDLVDGDRRYYLDKEIDRELRRIPWAIRLNLSAKTGRAVDKLAPALRKALASWETRIPTAQLNQWLTALVQATPHPVRGGRAPRILFATQAGAAPPRFVLFTTGPLDAGYQRFVERKLREEFGFEGSPIEISVRPRKKLGPGGRGKAHG
- a CDS encoding integrase, which translates into the protein MATLDKEEIDTKSAAAQLGHSSEEVTETYYIAKPVQAPDVSDILERLGTSRKRPQPPAAHNDAHR
- a CDS encoding alpha/beta hydrolase family protein, with amino-acid sequence MDPTQEYVDRDGARLGVQSYPAPDRADAPAVVIWPAMGVPARFYRPFAEQLVHAGLAVHAVDLRGTGASSPRADRADRYGYAELVADVGAVRAWLAPSLADRRVLLLGHSLGAHVCLLHLAGDGGAGISGMVVVAAGLAYWRSYPPVRGLLTLAQTQVVAGAASLLGVWPGWGFGGRQTRGVIHDWAYTARHGRYPRLTGSDPESALASLRVPVLAVSVAGDNYVPESSLDHLCRKLVSAPVERLHLSAATGATVNHFAWARTENSLAGRVAHYAHQA
- a CDS encoding acyl-CoA dehydrogenase family protein — translated: MLIDADLREIRASDRSAARLEKFLGDPDRETAVSAFAHSVAQDDRDEMPWRAMDALRSWEFPAFLVPEAFGGRLRSFAELFAMCRSVARRDLRLAVSFGTTLLGANPVWLWGTDQQRQWLASRLLAGDLGSFAMSEREHGSDLAGCQVSARREGDRYVLDGEKWPVGNATRGTFCTVYARTGPRQFSLLLVDKRRLPAQRHHNSPGVPTVGLRGHDLSGITFTDCPVPADSLLGSPGAGIPQTMKTLQITRTLIAALSLGSLDTGLRLAYAHARSRRLYGAPITALPAIRDILVRAYLDLIIGECVSVPAVRAITESPERLSLWSAIVKYFVPVTVERALADLNTVLSARGYLRDSLPARTFQKLHRDQAIASIFEGTTHVNLSSIAADLLFAANRSGGDPTLLPALFDRQVELTPWVPDARRLSLSNGGQDEIGGAWPQLSDRFSSWPSVRRLDAARRDLTVRLAEMDRRAPGSALGHTSARVHCVLHAAACVLLTGAHNSGDVFADESWMMAALDRLTQHLDPTWQLSPGPAAAVEAMVTAQVETPELFSLTPIPLPAGE